The proteins below are encoded in one region of Candidatus Dadabacteria bacterium:
- a CDS encoding DUF1460 domain-containing protein, which yields MKRIIKNLFLLIVIVVAAKFLFTVFGKDFSTVHSEKVILGDWTQQEIETLMEQAALKDGSAAKIEFLSEKFLGTPYAGNTLGGASGETEQLTLDLSGVDCFTYIDYVESLRLSQSFEEFKEKLVKTRYKDGAVRWENRKHFFSDWVNGDHKNARDVTREVGGDATAAVTKELNRKTDGSSWLPGLATAKRDVSYVPSEKLSPPVLQEIKTGDYLGIYSDKDGLDVSHTGIAVKKDGVVYLRHASTVHEKVLDEELAAYMKNKPGLLVYRVK from the coding sequence ATGAAAAGAATAATCAAAAATCTCTTTCTTCTGATCGTCATAGTTGTCGCGGCCAAGTTCCTGTTCACGGTCTTCGGAAAAGACTTCTCGACCGTACACTCAGAAAAGGTGATTCTTGGGGACTGGACGCAGCAGGAAATAGAAACCCTGATGGAACAGGCAGCCTTAAAGGACGGTTCCGCCGCCAAAATAGAATTTCTCTCGGAGAAATTTCTCGGAACTCCCTACGCGGGAAACACCCTTGGTGGAGCGAGCGGCGAGACGGAGCAGCTTACACTGGATCTCTCAGGGGTTGACTGCTTTACCTATATCGACTACGTGGAGTCGCTCAGGCTTTCGCAAAGCTTCGAGGAATTCAAGGAAAAACTCGTGAAAACGAGATATAAAGACGGCGCCGTGCGGTGGGAGAACAGGAAACATTTTTTCTCCGACTGGGTAAACGGAGACCATAAAAACGCCCGTGATGTAACCCGTGAAGTCGGGGGCGACGCAACGGCAGCCGTGACCAAAGAGCTAAACAGAAAAACAGACGGCTCTTCCTGGCTTCCGGGACTTGCAACAGCAAAAAGGGACGTAAGCTATGTCCCCTCTGAGAAGTTAAGCCCGCCAGTTCTCCAAGAGATAAAAACGGGGGACTACCTCGGGATCTACTCCGATAAAGACGGCCTTGACGTCTCTCACACGGGAATAGCCGTTAAAAAGGACGGCGTAGTTTACCTGCGTCACGCTTCCACGGTACACGAAAAAGTGCTTGACGAGGAGCTTGCCGCCTACATGAAAAACAAGCCCGGACTTTTGGTATACAGGGTAAAGTAA